A single Deltaproteobacteria bacterium DNA region contains:
- a CDS encoding pyridoxal phosphate-dependent aminotransferase, with translation MAIAQKIKGYMENSSWIRKLLVECARLIARHGAENVFDFSLGNPNLEPPAAVHQVLASIINQPQSGLHAYMANAGYVETRKAVAGFLSREHDLAFSENEVIMTCGAAGALNVLLKALLDPGDELIVLAPYFVEYLFYTDNFQGVPRVVQTGPDFSIDIKAIEQALNPRTKAILINSPNNPTGKVYDETSLKKLGELLEGYGQKQGQVIYLISDEPYRKIVYDQVQVPSIFQAYRQSISVTSYSKDLSLPGERIGYLAIHPQAPDREELMAAATFTNRILGFVNAPALMQRLLPAVQGLTVDIGIYQKKRDLFYQGLTGAGYQLVKPEGAFYLFPQSPIPDDVAFVQALQEELILTVPGTGFGKPGYFRIAYCVPDQTIEKSLAGFEKVFKKFT, from the coding sequence ATGGCTATTGCCCAAAAAATAAAAGGTTATATGGAAAATTCCTCATGGATACGGAAGTTGTTGGTGGAGTGTGCACGGCTCATAGCGCGGCACGGGGCGGAGAATGTCTTTGATTTCAGTCTGGGAAATCCCAATCTGGAACCGCCGGCCGCGGTGCACCAGGTCTTGGCCTCGATTATCAATCAACCCCAATCCGGTTTGCATGCCTATATGGCCAATGCCGGTTACGTGGAAACCCGAAAGGCCGTTGCCGGATTCCTATCCAGGGAACACGATCTGGCATTCAGCGAAAACGAGGTCATTATGACCTGTGGGGCCGCCGGGGCCTTGAATGTCTTACTAAAGGCTTTATTGGACCCGGGCGACGAATTAATCGTCCTGGCCCCCTATTTCGTGGAATACCTTTTTTATACCGATAATTTTCAGGGGGTCCCCCGGGTGGTTCAAACCGGACCGGATTTCTCCATCGATATAAAGGCTATCGAGCAGGCTTTGAATCCCAGGACCAAGGCCATCCTGATCAATTCCCCCAATAACCCCACCGGCAAAGTCTATGATGAAACCTCGCTCAAAAAATTAGGGGAACTTTTGGAAGGCTATGGCCAAAAACAGGGGCAGGTCATTTACCTGATCAGCGATGAACCTTACCGGAAGATCGTCTATGATCAGGTTCAGGTGCCCAGCATTTTCCAGGCCTACCGGCAAAGCATCAGTGTCACCTCCTATTCCAAGGACCTTTCCCTGCCGGGGGAGCGGATAGGCTATTTAGCCATCCATCCCCAGGCCCCGGACCGGGAAGAGCTGATGGCCGCCGCTACCTTCACCAACCGCATCCTGGGTTTTGTCAATGCCCCGGCCCTGATGCAGCGGCTTCTCCCGGCTGTTCAGGGTCTGACGGTGGATATCGGGATCTATCAAAAAAAGCGGGATCTTTTTTATCAAGGGCTGACCGGGGCCGGCTATCAGTTGGTCAAGCCCGAAGGGGCCTTCTATCTTTTCCCGCAGTCACCCATTCCCGATGACGTGGCCTTTGTCCAGGCCCTCCAGGAAGAGTTGATCCTGACCGTACCGGGTACGGGATTTGGCAAACCCGGTTATTTCCGAATCGCCTATTGCGTGCCGGACCAGACCATCGAAAAATCCCTGGCCGGGTTTGAAAAGGTTTTTAAAAAGTTCACCTAA
- a CDS encoding SDR family oxidoreductase, with protein MKKILVTGGAGFIGSHLCETLLGQGHDVVCLDNFFTGSKDNILHLRDNPHFEIIRHDIINPITLEVNEIYNLACPASPVHYQFNPVKTIKTNVMGTLNMLGLAKNIKARILQASTSEVYGDPSVHPQKETYWGNVNCIGPRGCYDEGKRVAETLMMDYHRQHAVDIRIVRIFNTYGPRMAVNDGRVVSNFIVQALRGEAITVYGEGQQTRSFCFISDLVRGLIAMMEQDGFIGPVNLGNPNEFTILTLAEKVKAMIGSKAPIVFKPLPQDDPIQRKPDIEKAWNHLNWVPGVQLDEGLEQAIRYFRNRLA; from the coding sequence ATGAAAAAGATTCTGGTAACCGGCGGGGCAGGGTTTATAGGAAGCCATCTTTGTGAAACGCTATTGGGTCAGGGCCATGACGTCGTCTGCCTGGACAATTTTTTTACCGGCTCAAAAGACAACATTTTACATCTGAGAGACAACCCCCATTTCGAAATCATCCGCCATGATATCATTAACCCCATCACCCTGGAGGTCAATGAGATTTATAATCTGGCCTGCCCGGCTTCTCCGGTCCACTATCAGTTCAATCCGGTCAAGACCATCAAGACTAATGTCATGGGAACCTTGAATATGCTGGGCCTGGCCAAGAACATCAAGGCCCGGATACTTCAGGCCTCCACCTCGGAGGTCTATGGCGACCCTTCGGTCCATCCGCAAAAGGAGACTTATTGGGGCAATGTCAATTGCATCGGCCCCCGGGGTTGCTATGATGAGGGGAAACGGGTGGCCGAAACCCTGATGATGGATTACCACCGGCAGCACGCCGTGGATATCCGCATTGTCCGCATCTTCAATACCTACGGCCCTAGGATGGCCGTCAACGACGGCCGGGTGGTCAGCAACTTCATCGTTCAGGCCTTGCGCGGGGAGGCCATCACCGTCTATGGAGAAGGGCAGCAAACCAGATCCTTTTGTTTTATTTCCGATCTGGTGAGGGGCCTGATCGCCATGATGGAACAGGATGGGTTTATCGGGCCGGTCAATCTCGGCAACCCCAATGAGTTTACCATTCTGACATTGGCAGAAAAGGTCAAAGCCATGATCGGATCAAAAGCCCCGATCGTCTTTAAGCCCCTGCCCCAGGATGACCCTATCCAGCGAAAACCGGACATAGAAAAAGCCTGGAATCATTTGAACTGGGTGCCCGGCGTCCAATTGGATGAAGGACTGGAGCAGGCCATCCGATACTTCCGCAATCGTTTGGCTTAA
- a CDS encoding PAS domain S-box protein, with the protein MEKPAGKSKPDEGAHWIEEQDREIHRLREVERSLRRKNEHLTALHETSLGLIDRLDKEELLEAILHRAARLSGTENGFIYLLDPGDREMKMRVGMGFFRNQLGRRVKMGEGVGGKVWETNQPVLVNDYHHWKDRISDKSLDVLHSVVGIPLKDGERFHGVIGLASVSPDKIFQDEDLSFLRRFAELALVAIDKARLYADVRRELVERKLTEEILRESEERYRLLLTSSPDPIVVYTMNGTATYVNPAFEQTFGFSGEDIKGKQIDFVPPQNRLETRKAIKRMLSGKKIQLFETRRLTKDGRILDVQISSTVYKNRDGRPAGNIVILRDISAQKQAEQELKKYHDHLEDRVKERTAELAKINTQLKQEVEERKRAERALRKREVELKAQSHHLEEVNTALKVLLKKREEDKKELGENVLSNVKELISPYIDRVKKSRLNPNQQTLIDILESNLNNIISPFISKLSSKYFNFTSMEIKVANLVKEGKTNKDIAELLLLSKNTILFHRHNIRSKLKLKNKKINLRSHLLSYDE; encoded by the coding sequence TTGGAAAAACCGGCCGGCAAGAGTAAACCGGATGAAGGGGCGCACTGGATTGAAGAACAGGACCGGGAAATCCACCGGCTCAGAGAGGTCGAACGATCGCTCCGGCGGAAAAACGAACACCTGACGGCCCTGCACGAGACTTCTCTTGGTCTGATTGACCGTCTGGACAAGGAGGAGTTACTGGAAGCCATCCTCCACCGGGCCGCCCGGTTGAGCGGCACGGAGAACGGCTTTATCTATCTCCTCGACCCCGGGGACCGGGAAATGAAAATGCGGGTCGGCATGGGATTTTTTAGAAACCAATTGGGCCGGCGTGTAAAAATGGGTGAAGGCGTGGGCGGTAAGGTCTGGGAAACCAACCAGCCTGTATTGGTCAATGATTATCATCACTGGAAGGACCGGATCAGTGATAAATCCCTCGATGTCCTCCATTCCGTGGTCGGCATTCCCTTAAAAGACGGAGAGCGGTTTCATGGGGTCATCGGATTGGCCAGTGTCAGCCCGGATAAAATATTTCAGGACGAAGACCTGTCCTTTTTAAGAAGATTCGCCGAATTGGCCCTGGTGGCTATCGATAAGGCCCGATTATATGCCGATGTCCGCCGGGAATTGGTCGAGCGGAAATTGACCGAAGAAATTTTGCGGGAGAGCGAAGAACGGTATCGTCTCCTGTTGACCTCTTCTCCCGATCCCATAGTCGTTTATACCATGAACGGGACGGCCACCTATGTCAACCCGGCCTTTGAACAGACCTTCGGATTTTCCGGTGAGGATATCAAGGGCAAACAAATCGATTTCGTCCCCCCCCAAAACCGGCTGGAAACCCGGAAGGCCATCAAAAGGATGCTCAGCGGCAAAAAGATACAACTTTTTGAGACCCGACGTCTGACCAAAGACGGCCGGATATTGGATGTCCAAATCAGCTCGACGGTTTATAAAAACCGTGACGGCCGGCCGGCCGGAAATATTGTCATCCTGCGGGATATCAGCGCCCAGAAACAGGCCGAGCAGGAATTAAAAAAATATCATGACCACCTCGAAGACCGGGTTAAAGAGCGGACGGCCGAATTGGCCAAAATCAATACCCAGCTCAAACAGGAGGTTGAAGAGCGTAAACGGGCTGAAAGGGCCTTGAGAAAAAGAGAGGTGGAACTGAAGGCCCAATCCCATCATCTGGAAGAAGTCAATACCGCCTTAAAGGTCCTTTTAAAAAAAAGGGAAGAGGATAAAAAGGAGCTTGGGGAGAATGTCCTGTCCAATGTCAAGGAACTGATCTCCCCATATATCGACCGGGTTAAAAAAAGCCGGCTCAACCCCAACCAGCAGACCCTGATCGATATCCTGGAGTCCAATCTCAATAATATCATCTCCCCCTTCATCAGCAAATTATCTTCCAAATATTTTAACTTCACCTCCATGGAAATCAAGGTCGCCAATCTGGTCAAGGAAGGCAAAACCAATAAAGACATCGCCGAGCTTCTGCTCCTGTCTAAAAACACGATTTTGTTTCACCGGCACAATATACGCAGTAAACTCAAATTGAAAAATAAAAAAATCAACCTGCGCTCCCATTTGTTGTCTTATGATGAATAG
- the mnmA gene encoding tRNA 2-thiouridine(34) synthase MnmA: MKTVAVALSGGIDSALSAYLLKKEGYRVIGLHADFGFSPESPLPWLEKLCSFLDIPLEVLPLKEPFQQKVVDYFISEYTLGRTPNPCVVCNPTIKFGLMFQKALNLGADFFATGHYARIVPASWGEGLTIARGRDRGKDQSYFLHRLEAQNLPRILFPLGDWTKEEVKAFAREIGLPMNPKGESQDICFLPQEGYREFLLKQASLDLSRSGDVVDPEGKKLGTHRGLFAYTVGQRRGLGIPAAEPYYVIRLESDRNRLVIGNKKDLESAGCRLSDFHFLSRPPEIDGLKVSAQIRYRHKPAGAIIRIIDDRRADLHFEKPQKAVTPGQAAVVYLEDRLVGGGWIEETWKE; this comes from the coding sequence GTGAAAACAGTCGCCGTAGCCCTGAGTGGCGGAATCGACAGCGCCCTGTCGGCCTATCTCTTGAAAAAAGAAGGGTATCGGGTTATAGGGCTCCATGCCGACTTTGGGTTTTCCCCGGAATCTCCCCTTCCCTGGCTGGAAAAGCTCTGTTCCTTTTTGGACATCCCCCTGGAGGTGCTTCCCTTAAAAGAACCTTTTCAGCAAAAAGTGGTCGATTATTTTATTTCCGAATACACCTTGGGACGGACCCCGAACCCCTGTGTGGTCTGCAACCCGACCATCAAGTTCGGGCTCATGTTTCAAAAGGCCTTAAATCTGGGGGCTGATTTTTTTGCCACCGGGCATTATGCCCGGATTGTTCCGGCCTCCTGGGGCGAAGGCCTGACTATTGCCAGAGGACGGGACAGGGGGAAGGATCAATCCTATTTTTTACACCGCCTTGAGGCTCAAAATCTCCCCCGGATTCTCTTCCCCCTCGGCGACTGGACCAAGGAAGAGGTGAAGGCCTTTGCCCGGGAAATAGGACTTCCCATGAATCCCAAAGGAGAAAGCCAGGATATCTGTTTCCTGCCTCAGGAAGGCTACCGGGAGTTTCTGCTCAAACAGGCCTCTTTAGACCTGAGCCGGTCCGGCGATGTGGTCGACCCGGAAGGGAAAAAGCTGGGAACCCATCGGGGATTATTCGCCTATACGGTCGGACAAAGAAGGGGGCTGGGAATACCGGCGGCCGAACCCTATTATGTGATCCGTCTGGAATCGGACCGCAACCGCCTGGTCATCGGCAATAAAAAGGATCTGGAATCCGCCGGCTGCCGGCTCTCTGATTTTCATTTCTTAAGCCGGCCCCCCGAAATCGACGGCCTGAAAGTTTCGGCCCAGATCCGCTACCGGCATAAACCGGCAGGGGCCATAATCCGGATTATCGATGACCGGAGGGCGGACCTCCATTTTGAAAAGCCGCAAAAGGCGGTCACACCGGGACAGGCCGCAGTGGTTTATCTGGAGGACCGATTAGTGGGAGGGGGCTGGATTGAAGAAACCTGGAAAGAATAA
- a CDS encoding ABC transporter ATP-binding protein → MSSDHLGPVMLRVEDISMFFGKVAALSGVSFDVRQGEIHSIIGPNGAGKTVLLNCINGLYHPQKGKISFEEQEITKFTPHHRAEMGVSRTFQKIELFRGMTVLDNIRLGRHIHLKSGIVSGTIYFGKTAREEIKTRKFIEEEIIDLLEIESIRNKTVGMLPYGLQKRVELGRALALNPKLLLLDEPLAGLNLEEVEDMARFILDINLEERWKVTCILVEHDMGVVMDISERISVLNFGNKITTATPTEIQNNPQVIEAYLGEEDLYATRR, encoded by the coding sequence ATGTCTTCCGATCACCTCGGGCCTGTTATGCTAAGAGTTGAGGATATCAGCATGTTTTTTGGCAAGGTGGCCGCCCTCTCCGGGGTCAGTTTTGACGTCCGACAGGGGGAGATCCATTCCATTATCGGTCCCAACGGGGCCGGTAAAACCGTTCTGCTCAATTGTATCAACGGACTGTATCACCCCCAAAAAGGGAAGATTTCCTTTGAGGAACAGGAGATCACCAAATTCACTCCCCATCATCGGGCCGAAATGGGTGTCTCGCGGACTTTTCAAAAAATCGAGCTGTTCCGGGGAATGACCGTTTTGGATAATATCCGGTTGGGCAGGCATATTCATTTGAAATCCGGGATCGTCAGCGGCACCATTTATTTTGGGAAAACGGCCCGGGAGGAGATCAAAACCCGTAAATTTATCGAAGAAGAGATCATCGACCTCCTGGAAATCGAATCGATCCGCAACAAAACCGTCGGCATGTTGCCTTACGGCCTGCAAAAGCGGGTGGAATTAGGCCGGGCCCTGGCCTTAAACCCCAAGTTGCTTCTCCTGGACGAACCCCTGGCCGGATTGAATCTGGAGGAGGTCGAGGACATGGCCCGGTTTATTCTCGATATTAACCTGGAAGAACGCTGGAAAGTTACCTGCATCCTGGTGGAACATGATATGGGGGTGGTGATGGACATCTCCGAGCGCATCTCCGTTCTCAATTTCGGTAATAAGATAACCACCGCCACCCCCACGGAGATACAGAATAATCCCCAGGTCATCGAGGCCTATCTGGGTGAGGAGGACTTATATGCCACGAGGAGATAA
- the mtaB gene encoding tRNA (N(6)-L-threonylcarbamoyladenosine(37)-C(2))-methylthiotransferase MtaB, with the protein MKKPGKNNPPRVAVYTLGCKVNQFESACLEERFQDQGWEAVPFKEKADLYVINSCAVTAEAQRQSAQMVRQVIRNHPESLVVAAGCAAQIFPKEYEKIPGLDYITGTFKKLEAPFKLPLPGKRPFPHLLLTPESEHTIEAQFPRPAHRTRAFVRIQEGCNAQCSYCLVPRARGRSRSLPMKDVFSGVEVLAGQGIQELILTGIHLGQYGGDLSPATDLVSLLEVLLPGHPGIFIRLSSLEPQEVSPALLGLFKKYPNLCPHLHIPLQAGEDSLLKKMNRTYSTEFYGRLIRTVHREIPYAAIGADLIVGFPGEDESLFQKTLDFISGLPLSYLHIFPYSRRPGTPAADFPNPVPEKIKKERLRIVRALDREKRIAFMERCLGQIFSALVLQPGQEKGWVKALTGNYLTVSIPGRFKQNERVRVRVEKMDPAGGLVGKGV; encoded by the coding sequence TTGAAGAAACCTGGAAAGAATAACCCGCCGAGGGTGGCGGTCTACACCCTGGGCTGTAAGGTCAACCAGTTTGAATCCGCCTGTCTGGAGGAACGCTTTCAGGACCAGGGGTGGGAGGCCGTCCCCTTCAAAGAAAAAGCCGATCTCTATGTGATTAATAGCTGTGCCGTCACGGCCGAGGCCCAGAGACAATCGGCCCAAATGGTCCGTCAGGTCATCCGAAACCATCCGGAATCCCTGGTCGTGGCCGCCGGATGCGCGGCCCAGATCTTTCCAAAGGAGTATGAAAAAATTCCCGGGCTGGATTATATAACCGGCACTTTTAAAAAACTGGAGGCCCCCTTTAAGTTGCCCTTGCCGGGGAAAAGGCCCTTCCCACATCTTTTGCTGACCCCGGAATCGGAACACACGATAGAAGCCCAATTCCCCAGGCCGGCTCACAGGACCAGGGCCTTTGTGCGCATCCAGGAGGGCTGCAATGCCCAGTGCAGTTATTGTCTGGTGCCCCGGGCCAGGGGGCGGTCCCGGAGTCTTCCGATGAAAGATGTGTTTTCCGGAGTCGAAGTCCTCGCCGGTCAGGGGATCCAGGAACTGATCCTGACCGGCATCCACTTAGGGCAATACGGAGGAGACCTTTCTCCGGCCACCGATCTGGTTTCTCTGCTCGAAGTCCTGCTTCCAGGACACCCCGGGATTTTTATCCGTTTAAGCTCTTTGGAGCCTCAGGAAGTTTCCCCTGCCCTGCTCGGCCTTTTTAAAAAATACCCAAACCTCTGTCCTCATCTGCACATTCCCCTGCAGGCCGGTGAGGATTCCCTGCTGAAAAAAATGAATCGAACCTATTCCACGGAATTTTATGGCCGATTGATCCGGACCGTTCACCGGGAAATCCCTTATGCCGCCATCGGGGCCGACCTGATCGTCGGTTTTCCGGGAGAAGATGAAAGTCTTTTCCAAAAAACCCTGGATTTTATCTCCGGCCTGCCCTTATCCTATCTCCATATTTTCCCCTATTCCCGGAGACCCGGAACCCCGGCCGCCGATTTTCCCAATCCGGTCCCGGAAAAAATCAAAAAAGAACGGCTCCGGATTGTCAGGGCCTTGGACCGGGAAAAGAGGATAGCCTTTATGGAACGTTGCCTGGGACAGATCTTTTCGGCCCTGGTCCTGCAACCGGGCCAGGAAAAGGGCTGGGTCAAGGCCCTCACCGGAAATTATCTGACCGTTTCCATACCGGGAAGGTTTAAACAAAATGAACGGGTCAGGGTCCGGGTGGAAAAGATGGACCCGGCCGGGGGGCTGGTGGGGAAAGGGGTTTAG
- a CDS encoding cupin domain-containing protein: MEKILFPEMIEKLPDVDINFPGVKGKLFQGKEMQAVFFTLEGPADIPPHAHQAQWGVILEGEVEMTIDGQTRTLKQGDSYFIPTGAVHSAHVLFSMKALDFFSEPNRYQPKAI; the protein is encoded by the coding sequence ATGGAAAAAATTTTGTTCCCCGAGATGATTGAGAAGCTACCCGATGTTGATATCAATTTCCCCGGAGTTAAAGGAAAATTGTTTCAGGGGAAGGAGATGCAGGCTGTGTTTTTTACGCTCGAAGGACCGGCGGACATTCCGCCCCATGCCCATCAGGCCCAGTGGGGGGTGATCCTGGAAGGGGAAGTTGAAATGACCATCGATGGTCAAACCAGGACATTAAAACAGGGCGACTCTTATTTCATTCCGACCGGGGCGGTACATTCGGCCCACGTCCTTTTCTCTATGAAGGCCCTGGATTTTTTTAGTGAACCGAACCGCTATCAACCCAAAGCAATTTAA